The Mesotoga sp. UBA6090 DNA segment TCCCATTCCAATTAGCGAGACGACTTCAGACTCAGCAAATACAGTGCAAACTGAACTTATCGAAATGTTCTTCTTTGATTTTCGGGCAAGTGAAGACATCTTTTCGGTGTCCAATTCAAGAGCAGAAGCCATCACCTCAAGAAATCTTCCTGTTCCGGCGGCACATTTATCATTCATTGCAAAGTCTTCAACATTCCCCTCGGAATTCAAGCGAATAACTTTGCTATCCTGCCCGCCGATGTCAATAATCCCGCGCGCTTCAGGAAAGAGTTCGAAAACACCTCTCGCGTGACATGAGATTTCTGTGATCTTATCGCTTGCAGACGAGACAAGCAGTCTTCCATAACCCGTCGAAATGCACTTTCCTATCTGATTTCCATTCTTGCGGGAGAATTCGTTCATCTCCTGCATAAGAGCCTCTGCGGTACTTGAGGCCCTAATTCCCGTCCTCACGGTCTTCGAAAATATTATCCTGCCTTTTCCATCAATCAGGACGCCGTTGGTTGTAGTAGAGCCGGAATCAACTCCTGCGTAAATCACCTTAGTTTCCACCTCTGAATGCAGTACCGATCTAGAGTCGTTCTTTTCCATCAATGCCCCGATTCTAGTGGTCAGCTGTCCATCGGAATTCAGAGGGAAATCGAGTTCAACTCTGTATGTCTTTTCGTCGTCACGGGGACGAACAAAATCAAAGAAGTCGCAAAATTTGGGAACCACAAAGACAGTCGCGTCTGCACTCTCATTTGAAGCTGAAATTGTTTCGGAGAAACGAGCACAAGGAGATCTCCACTTCAGCAGACGTTCGGCAATCGCCGTTAGCGGTTCGATGTTATCGGCAGTCTTACTCGAAAACGGTCTTCTTCCAAGGCAAGTGTCATTGGATACTGTTATACCGCCGGCCTTCTCTACTGCATTGTCGAAGGCTCCAATATCAGTTACTCCCCCACTCAGAGCAATTCGCTTTCTCGGTCCGCCACTCACTAGATTGGAGGAGTCGATTTCGGCTTTATTCCCATCTAGCGCCGAAAGATATAGCCTTGACAAGTCGGCTCCCTCTACCCTAATCTCATTCGCCAGTACGTAGTCCACGAGATCGTTGAATCGACCAATGCCTGTATGCATGTTAACAGCAATACCAGAGTTTTCGAGGAAAGTCGTCAGATCACCGATCTCTCCGGAAAGGAATTCTATTGCATCAGCATCTCTCTTCCATGGGAGTCTTAGGATGAAAACCCTGGCCGACGAAAGCTCAGTGAGAAGATCTCCGATTCTACGCATCGCGTCACAGGAGTCGGCTATCAAGAGATAATCGCCTGAACTCAATTCCATTCCTTTTTCGTAAACCGTCTTTGCATAACCACATAAATTGCATCCTAATTCGTGGCAAGAGACAGGAGCAATGGAGGTTATTCTATGGAATTCACTGTCACTTCCTAACAAAACTTCCATCGGTATGTAACTGCACGAGTAGTAGATCATTTTCTGTTCTCCATTATTTCCAGGAATGCTTCTGTCCTTGTTCGCAGCTGCCCGGCACCCTGAGATGCATGGTCGACGCAATCACCCGTGAGCTCGAGAAAGGGAATACTCTCCTCTTCGAAGACTTTCTTCAAATAACTCACTCCTCCTGCCGACTGTCTGCATCCCCAATGAGAAAAGTGGATCACTCCATCAACCGTGAAGTTTCGTGCAAGATCCAGGCAGAAATCCCCACGATCGACCACGCTTCCGCAAAGAGGGTTATATACCAGTTTCTCCGCAAGACTCTCAAGCGGTCGTTGCGGGTCGACCGGATACATCCAGTCCCACATCAGCTCGTTCGAAACCACAAGGTTTTTCGATCCCGGAAGGAAGAGATTGAAAAGCTCGTTGTCGTAATAAGGGGGGATGTGAAGCCACAGGATCTTCCTCGCGTTTTCGGGAATCGCTTCAAGCCCCTCGCCGATACTTCTAGAGGCCGCCGCGATTCTCCGATCGCCCGCCAGAGTATGCAGTACATACAGCGAGTTCATGTGTTCGTAGAGATGCTGAGGCAAATACGCGTTTTTCGCTCTGGATTTAACCTCCTCGAGGTTTTCCATGAGTTCTCTTTCATATGATAATCTCATTGACAACTCTTCCATTTTGAAAGCTTTCCCGGTGATTTCCTCGATCGTGCCAATAACTGCCTTCAGTTGCGAGAGAACGTAACCTACTGACTCGCGCTTTCGACCTCTGGGTACATCGATCAAAATGAAAGGAACATCGTACTCTCTGGCTATCCTCTTGAAGGTCGGAAGATTTCCGTCACAGAGAATGCTTGTCGTCATCACCAACTTAGGCGGAGGCAGAAGCTTTCTCAGAGATACTCCAAGAGAAGCTCTATGAAACGTACACAGGGAGTCGCTGATTCCTGCCTGTGAAGAATATGCAATCGCCGTGTCCTCAAGATGCATCGACGAAAG contains these protein-coding regions:
- a CDS encoding acyl-CoA dehydratase activase gives rise to the protein MIYYSCSYIPMEVLLGSDSEFHRITSIAPVSCHELGCNLCGYAKTVYEKGMELSSGDYLLIADSCDAMRRIGDLLTELSSARVFILRLPWKRDADAIEFLSGEIGDLTTFLENSGIAVNMHTGIGRFNDLVDYVLANEIRVEGADLSRLYLSALDGNKAEIDSSNLVSGGPRKRIALSGGVTDIGAFDNAVEKAGGITVSNDTCLGRRPFSSKTADNIEPLTAIAERLLKWRSPCARFSETISASNESADATVFVVPKFCDFFDFVRPRDDEKTYRVELDFPLNSDGQLTTRIGALMEKNDSRSVLHSEVETKVIYAGVDSGSTTTNGVLIDGKGRIIFSKTVRTGIRASSTAEALMQEMNEFSRKNGNQIGKCISTGYGRLLVSSASDKITEISCHARGVFELFPEARGIIDIGGQDSKVIRLNSEGNVEDFAMNDKCAAGTGRFLEVMASALELDTEKMSSLARKSKKNISISSVCTVFAESEVVSLIGMGERIEDISAGLFKAIAKRVGAMYSRLESPTPLVFTGGVARNAGVVEAMKMLFKTEILIPDVPDIMGAYGAALFARESSSENDIR
- a CDS encoding 2-hydroxyacyl-CoA dehydratase subunit D; the protein is MSRKSVKFGSFLRNYIDDTDRFKRWLQLGMGFENFRRGHFPDRDRPRFVNTVNHLALEEVYLAIKGSSTVWVNLMAPSELLLSAGLNPVSAEGISGALSSMHLEDTAIAYSSQAGISDSLCTFHRASLGVSLRKLLPPPKLVMTTSILCDGNLPTFKRIAREYDVPFILIDVPRGRKRESVGYVLSQLKAVIGTIEEITGKAFKMEELSMRLSYERELMENLEEVKSRAKNAYLPQHLYEHMNSLYVLHTLAGDRRIAAASRSIGEGLEAIPENARKILWLHIPPYYDNELFNLFLPGSKNLVVSNELMWDWMYPVDPQRPLESLAEKLVYNPLCGSVVDRGDFCLDLARNFTVDGVIHFSHWGCRQSAGGVSYLKKVFEEESIPFLELTGDCVDHASQGAGQLRTRTEAFLEIMENRK